One window from the genome of Cryobacterium sp. GrIS_2_6 encodes:
- a CDS encoding HAD-IB family hydrolase: MFQATPPRAIAFFDVDNTLMRGASLYHLGVAAWRGGIITRRDITSFGWKQARFLAVGENRDHLSTVLLRALEVAVGFEQAELIRLSEEIFDTKLTRRLWPETVAVARRHLENSHEVWLLTASVQQVADVIAERLGFTGALGTVLEADDGIFTGRLTAGVCHGALKSEAARARAAASGVDLADCWAYSDSHNDIPLLDLVGHPVVVNPDAALARYAAARDWPVMRMKRASIRRAARANRVGTSKKR; this comes from the coding sequence ATGTTCCAAGCCACTCCCCCGCGCGCCATCGCGTTCTTCGATGTCGACAACACCCTGATGCGAGGGGCCAGCCTCTATCATCTGGGCGTCGCCGCGTGGCGGGGCGGGATCATCACCCGCAGGGACATCACCTCCTTCGGCTGGAAGCAGGCCCGGTTCCTCGCGGTCGGCGAGAACCGCGATCACCTCTCCACGGTGCTGCTGCGCGCCCTCGAAGTCGCCGTGGGATTCGAACAGGCCGAGCTCATCCGCTTGAGCGAGGAGATCTTCGACACGAAGCTCACCCGCCGGCTCTGGCCCGAGACGGTCGCGGTGGCCAGACGGCACCTCGAGAACAGCCACGAGGTCTGGCTGCTCACCGCGAGCGTGCAGCAGGTCGCCGACGTCATCGCCGAGCGCCTCGGCTTCACGGGCGCGCTCGGAACCGTGCTCGAGGCGGACGACGGCATCTTCACGGGTCGACTGACCGCCGGGGTCTGTCACGGCGCCCTGAAGTCCGAGGCGGCACGGGCACGCGCCGCGGCGAGCGGCGTCGACCTCGCCGACTGCTGGGCGTACTCGGACTCCCACAACGACATTCCGCTGCTCGACCTCGTCGGCCACCCGGTGGTGGTCAACCCGGACGCTGCGCTCGCGCGGTATGCGGCGGCGCGCGACTGGCCCGTGATGCGGATGAAGCGCGCAAGCATCCGCCGGGCGGCGCGCGCGAACCGGGTCGGCACAAGCAAAAAGCGCTAG
- a CDS encoding Dabb family protein: MIRHVVSWRLAATEPAARAADAAAIVERLEALVGVVPEIRTLQVGTDVVGNPNWDVVLIADYEDLGALARYQVHPAHEVAAAFIRSVAAEKAAVDVQF, from the coding sequence ATGATCCGGCACGTGGTGTCGTGGCGGCTCGCCGCGACCGAGCCAGCGGCACGTGCGGCCGATGCGGCCGCCATCGTCGAGCGCCTCGAGGCCCTCGTCGGCGTCGTCCCCGAGATCCGTACCCTGCAGGTTGGGACGGATGTCGTCGGGAACCCCAACTGGGACGTCGTGCTGATCGCGGACTACGAGGACCTCGGCGCGCTCGCCCGATACCAGGTGCACCCGGCCCACGAGGTCGCTGCAGCGTTCATCCGCTCCGTCGCCGCCGAGAAGGCAGCCGTCGACGTCCAGTTCTGA
- the aspS gene encoding aspartate--tRNA(Asn) ligase: MTSRVLIKNLAALSNGTVTVSGWVDTVRDQKKVQFVVLRDESGAVQLVNPRTTDADGAVVADEPASTISTLAQGSFITVTGELKHDERVKLGGIEIKLATLEVVTAAIPETPIAADSSLDKRLDWRFLDLRQPKQNLIFRIQTTFEHALRTYWIEHDFIELHTPKLMASASESRAELFEVEYFDTKAYLAQSPQFFKQMAQSAGFGKVFEVGPAFRADPSFTSRHATEFTSVDAEISWIDSHEDVMQLHEELLVAGFTAVKAKHGEEVLALFGVEVTVPAQPFPRIPLAEAKEIVKSRGYEVPRDDDDMDPEGERQIAAYVLETYGHEFVFLTDYAASIRPFYHMRPENDQTITNSYDLIFNGTEISTGAQREHRIDVLTAQAIEKGLDPEELGGYLDFFRYGVPSHGGFGMGLARVLMLMLHQASIREVTYLFRGPTRLEP, encoded by the coding sequence GTGACTTCGCGCGTATTGATCAAGAACCTGGCCGCTCTCTCCAACGGAACCGTGACGGTCTCGGGGTGGGTCGATACGGTCCGCGACCAGAAGAAGGTGCAGTTCGTCGTGCTGCGCGACGAGTCGGGTGCCGTACAGCTCGTGAACCCCCGCACGACGGATGCCGACGGTGCCGTCGTCGCCGACGAGCCGGCCTCCACGATCTCCACGCTCGCCCAGGGCAGCTTCATCACCGTGACCGGTGAGCTCAAGCACGACGAACGGGTCAAGCTCGGCGGGATCGAGATCAAGCTCGCTACGCTCGAGGTCGTCACGGCCGCCATCCCCGAGACGCCGATCGCCGCCGACTCGAGCCTCGACAAGCGCCTTGACTGGCGCTTCCTCGACCTGCGCCAGCCGAAGCAGAACCTGATCTTCCGCATCCAGACCACGTTCGAGCACGCCCTCCGCACGTACTGGATCGAACACGACTTCATCGAGTTGCACACCCCGAAGCTGATGGCGAGCGCGAGCGAGTCCCGCGCCGAACTCTTCGAGGTCGAGTACTTCGACACCAAGGCCTACCTCGCGCAGAGCCCGCAGTTCTTCAAGCAGATGGCCCAGTCGGCCGGCTTCGGCAAGGTCTTCGAGGTCGGACCGGCGTTCCGCGCCGACCCGTCGTTCACGAGCCGTCACGCGACGGAGTTCACAAGCGTCGACGCAGAGATCAGCTGGATCGACAGCCACGAAGACGTCATGCAGCTGCACGAGGAGCTCCTCGTCGCCGGCTTCACGGCCGTCAAGGCCAAGCACGGCGAGGAAGTCCTGGCCCTGTTCGGCGTCGAGGTGACGGTTCCCGCCCAGCCGTTCCCGCGCATCCCCCTCGCCGAGGCCAAGGAGATCGTCAAGAGCCGCGGCTACGAGGTGCCGCGCGACGACGACGACATGGACCCGGAGGGCGAGCGCCAGATCGCCGCGTACGTGCTGGAGACCTACGGCCACGAGTTCGTCTTCCTGACCGACTACGCCGCGAGCATCCGCCCGTTCTACCACATGCGTCCGGAGAACGACCAGACCATCACCAACAGCTACGACCTGATCTTCAACGGCACCGAGATCTCGACCGGCGCGCAGCGCGAGCACCGCATCGACGTGCTCACCGCCCAGGCAATCGAGAAGGGCCTCGACCCGGAGGAGCTCGGCGGCTACCTCGACTTCTTCCGTTACGGCGTTCCCAGCCACGGCGGCTTCGGCATGGGCCTCGCCCGGGTGCTGATGCTGATGCTGCACCAGGCCAGCATCCGCGAGGTCACCTACCTGTTCCGCGGCCCGACCCGTCTCGAGCCGTAG
- a CDS encoding glutaredoxin family protein, with protein MATALLTLIGKPGCHLCDDARELVTDVVRTLDGTPGAPEMAIEERSILDDAALSDLYLEDIPVLMINGKVHNYWRIDPDRLRTALLAVK; from the coding sequence ATGGCCACTGCACTGCTCACCCTGATCGGGAAACCCGGATGTCACCTGTGCGACGATGCGCGTGAGCTCGTCACGGATGTCGTCAGGACCCTGGACGGCACGCCGGGAGCGCCCGAGATGGCCATCGAGGAGCGTTCGATCCTCGACGACGCGGCCCTGAGCGACCTGTATCTGGAGGACATCCCCGTGCTGATGATCAACGGCAAGGTGCACAACTACTGGCGGATCGATCCCGACCGCCTCCGCACGGCCCTTCTGGCCGTGAAATGA
- a CDS encoding TlpA disulfide reductase family protein: protein MKAGPGNGTHPRRRRAAGLAGLTGLLALALVLTGCSTDPLADQYRAGSNKGFIAGDGSVTEIPAADRGAAVTWSGVDETGAAVSNTDYAGKVLVVNFWYASCAPCRVEAPALQKLNAEFSGKGAEWLGVNVRDQAANAIAFNQSYGITYPSIMDVDGGAMQLAFSGSIPPNAVPTTLVLDKSGRVAARILGALSTPSILETIVRDAIAEVPAA, encoded by the coding sequence GTGAAGGCCGGTCCGGGGAACGGAACGCACCCGCGTCGGCGCCGTGCCGCCGGCCTGGCCGGCCTGACCGGGCTGCTCGCGCTCGCCCTCGTGCTCACCGGCTGTTCGACAGACCCCCTCGCCGACCAGTACCGCGCCGGAAGCAACAAGGGCTTTATCGCCGGCGACGGCAGCGTCACGGAGATCCCGGCCGCCGACCGCGGGGCCGCCGTGACCTGGAGCGGCGTCGACGAGACCGGCGCCGCCGTGTCGAACACCGACTACGCCGGAAAAGTGCTCGTGGTCAACTTCTGGTACGCGAGTTGCGCACCGTGCCGGGTCGAGGCCCCTGCCCTGCAGAAGCTCAACGCCGAGTTCTCCGGCAAGGGAGCCGAGTGGCTCGGCGTGAACGTGCGCGACCAGGCCGCGAACGCGATCGCGTTCAACCAGAGCTACGGCATCACCTATCCCTCGATCATGGATGTCGACGGCGGGGCCATGCAGCTCGCCTTCAGCGGCAGTATCCCGCCGAATGCGGTGCCGACCACGCTCGTGCTCGACAAGAGCGGCCGGGTCGCCGCGCGCATCCTCGGCGCCCTGTCGACGCCGTCGATCCTCGAGACCATCGTGCGCGACGCGATCGCCGAGGTCCCCGCGGCGTGA
- a CDS encoding histidine phosphatase family protein, whose amino-acid sequence MVASQIHLVRHGEVFNPERVLYGRLPEFGLSNLGVAMAAAAAVDLVERGRPVRRVIASPLQRTRESAAPIAAAFSLPVEIDERIIEPTNRFEGKRMSGEHGALRDPRNWPAMLNPLRPSWGEPYRAISARMLAAIDEAYNSVTDGDVVLVSHQLPIWMVHRALAGEGLPHDPRGRRCALSSITTLSWRGEGLVEISYANPAAALQAGATDVGAV is encoded by the coding sequence GTGGTAGCCAGCCAGATCCATCTCGTCCGTCACGGTGAAGTGTTCAATCCTGAGCGCGTGCTGTACGGCAGGCTGCCCGAATTCGGGCTTTCCAACCTCGGCGTCGCCATGGCCGCCGCCGCCGCCGTCGACCTCGTCGAGCGCGGCCGGCCGGTGCGCCGCGTCATCGCCTCCCCCCTGCAGCGCACCCGCGAGTCCGCGGCGCCCATCGCAGCAGCCTTCAGCCTGCCCGTCGAGATCGACGAGCGCATCATCGAACCGACCAATAGATTCGAAGGCAAGCGGATGTCCGGCGAGCACGGCGCCCTGCGCGACCCGCGCAACTGGCCGGCCATGCTCAACCCGCTGCGACCGAGCTGGGGAGAGCCGTACCGGGCGATCTCCGCACGGATGCTCGCGGCCATCGACGAGGCCTATAACTCCGTGACCGACGGCGACGTCGTGCTCGTCAGCCACCAGCTGCCGATCTGGATGGTGCACCGCGCCCTCGCCGGCGAGGGGCTCCCGCACGACCCGCGCGGCCGACGCTGCGCCCTGTCGAGCATCACCACGCTGTCCTGGCGGGGTGAGGGGCTCGTGGAGATCAGCTACGCGAACCCGGCGGCCGCGCTGCAGGCCGGGGCCACGGATGTAGGAGCGGTGTGA